A window of Christiangramia forsetii KT0803 contains these coding sequences:
- the hemH gene encoding ferrochelatase — protein sequence MSKGVLLVNLGSPDSTDPKDVKKYLGEFLMDERVIDVPYWARTLLVKGIVLNTRPKKSAEAYQKIWWEEGSPLIVLSERLQAKIDDHTSVPISLAMRYGTPNIKQGMQELHDQGVDEVLLFPLYPQFAMATTETILVLAEELRKEHFPDMSFTTVPSFYNHPDYIRTLANSISESLQDKEYEHLLFSYHGVPERHIRKSDITNSHCKIDGSCCQSPSTAHQFCYRHQCFETTRLVAEYLGLKENTYSVSFQSRLGFDPWLKPYTDRTIERFGKQGMKKLAIVTPAFVSDCLETLEEIAMEGEEIFHEVGGEKFTVVPCLNDREEWVKVLSRWIDEWAHQKPVEA from the coding sequence ATGAGTAAAGGTGTACTGCTGGTCAACCTGGGGTCTCCCGATAGTACCGACCCGAAAGATGTAAAAAAATACCTTGGCGAATTCCTGATGGACGAGCGGGTAATCGATGTTCCTTATTGGGCTCGAACGCTTCTAGTGAAAGGAATTGTTCTGAATACAAGACCAAAAAAGTCTGCCGAAGCTTATCAAAAAATCTGGTGGGAAGAAGGTTCACCGTTAATCGTGCTTTCAGAAAGATTACAGGCTAAAATAGATGATCATACTTCGGTTCCAATTTCGCTGGCTATGCGCTACGGAACCCCGAATATAAAGCAGGGAATGCAGGAGCTACATGATCAGGGAGTAGATGAGGTGTTGCTTTTTCCGCTATATCCTCAGTTTGCCATGGCAACTACGGAAACTATTTTGGTGCTGGCCGAAGAACTCAGGAAAGAGCATTTTCCAGATATGAGCTTTACCACGGTTCCATCTTTTTACAATCATCCGGATTATATAAGAACGCTTGCAAATAGCATTTCAGAATCGCTTCAGGATAAAGAATATGAACATTTACTGTTTTCTTATCACGGGGTTCCTGAAAGACATATCAGAAAAAGCGATATTACCAATTCTCATTGTAAAATTGACGGTTCCTGTTGCCAGTCTCCTTCTACGGCGCATCAGTTCTGTTACAGGCACCAATGTTTTGAAACAACCCGACTTGTTGCCGAATATTTAGGTTTAAAAGAGAATACGTATAGTGTTTCTTTTCAGTCAAGGCTTGGGTTTGATCCTTGGTTAAAACCTTACACAGATCGTACGATCGAAAGATTTGGAAAACAGGGAATGAAAAAACTTGCAATCGTAACTCCGGCCTTTGTTTCAGACTGTCTTGAAACCCTGGAAGAAATCGCCATGGAAGGGGAAGAGATCTTTCATGAAGTTGGAGGGGAAAAATTTACGGTAGTTCCTTGTTTGAATGACAGGGAAGAATGGGTAAAAGTACTTTCCCGATGGATTGACGAATGGGCGCATCAAAAGCCGGTTGAAGCTTAA
- a CDS encoding MATE family efflux transporter has product MAVKNSKELGEKPIGKLLIQQALPASVGILVMSLNILVDTIFVGNWIGPIAIAAINVVLPVSFFIAALGMAIGIGGSSIISRALGGDDTPKALKTFGNQITLTILLAIGLVIPGLIFVNDLIPAFGGKGEIFDPAKIYYIIVLCGVPFLALAMMGNNVIRAEGKPKFAMTAMIIPSVANLILDYILINRLDMGMEGAALASSASYLFCLGYIVWFFLSKNSELRISFSHFRLDLPILKEISSLGVVTLARQAVVSVTYLLMNNILFDLGGADSVTVYAIIARMLMFALFPVLGVTQGFLPIAGFNYGAGKYPRVRKSINIAILYACGMGLLIFLGIMFFAPSLVKIFTQEASIIEQTPSAMRWVFAAIPIVAVQLIGAAYFQAIGKAVPAFLLTLSRQGFIFIPLILILPKYYGEIGVWISFPIADVISTIITAYFLNREIVKTLK; this is encoded by the coding sequence ATGGCCGTCAAAAATTCTAAAGAACTGGGCGAAAAACCCATTGGTAAGCTTCTTATCCAGCAAGCGCTACCTGCATCTGTGGGAATTCTTGTGATGTCCCTAAATATTCTTGTAGACACTATTTTTGTAGGAAACTGGATCGGGCCAATAGCGATTGCAGCTATTAATGTGGTGCTTCCGGTTTCTTTCTTTATTGCAGCGCTTGGGATGGCCATAGGAATTGGAGGCTCGTCTATAATTTCCAGGGCACTGGGAGGGGATGATACACCTAAGGCGCTTAAGACCTTTGGAAATCAGATTACCCTAACAATATTACTAGCTATTGGACTGGTGATCCCAGGATTGATCTTTGTAAATGATCTAATCCCGGCATTTGGCGGAAAAGGGGAAATTTTTGATCCTGCAAAGATATATTACATCATCGTTTTATGTGGAGTTCCCTTTCTGGCTTTGGCCATGATGGGGAATAATGTGATTAGAGCTGAAGGGAAACCTAAATTTGCGATGACGGCAATGATCATCCCTTCCGTAGCAAACCTTATTTTAGATTATATTCTTATTAACAGGCTGGATATGGGAATGGAAGGTGCTGCTTTGGCATCTTCTGCCTCTTATTTATTCTGTTTGGGTTATATCGTTTGGTTTTTCCTGTCGAAAAATTCAGAATTAAGGATTAGTTTTTCACATTTTAGATTGGATCTACCAATTTTAAAGGAAATATCATCTTTGGGAGTGGTAACTCTGGCAAGACAGGCCGTGGTAAGCGTTACGTATCTTTTAATGAACAATATTCTTTTTGACCTTGGAGGAGCAGATTCGGTTACGGTATATGCGATTATTGCACGAATGCTAATGTTTGCACTGTTTCCGGTTCTGGGAGTTACTCAGGGATTTTTACCAATTGCAGGTTTTAATTATGGAGCCGGCAAATATCCAAGAGTTAGAAAAAGCATCAATATAGCCATTCTATATGCCTGTGGAATGGGATTGTTAATTTTCCTGGGGATCATGTTTTTTGCTCCAAGCTTAGTAAAAATTTTCACACAGGAAGCATCTATTATTGAACAAACCCCATCGGCAATGCGCTGGGTTTTTGCAGCCATTCCAATTGTAGCTGTTCAGTTAATTGGGGCAGCCTACTTTCAGGCAATAGGAAAAGCGGTTCCGGCATTTTTACTCACCTTATCCAGGCAGGGATTTATATTTATTCCACTAATATTAATTCTGCCAAAATACTATGGAGAGATTGGGGTGTGGATATCCTTTCCTATAGCAGATGTAATTTCAACGATTATTACAGCTTACTTTCTAAATCGTGAGATCGTTAAGACCTTAAAATAG
- the hemC gene encoding hydroxymethylbilane synthase, whose protein sequence is MSKVIRIGTRDSELALWQAKTVQKALESTGHQTELVPVKSTGDLNLDQPLYEMGITGIFTKTLDVAMINGDVDIAVHSMKDVPTALPKGIVEAAIMKRANSKDLLIHKGVEFLENEEGTIATGSLRRKAQWLHKYPNHKVVDLRGNVNTRMQKLNDNNWNGAIFAAAGLERIEIKPENFIDLNWMIPAPAQGAMLIVAMEEDEYCRRALSVLNHKESELCVHVEREFLKTLEGGCTAPIGALAKILNNHVHFHGALFSLDGKKKMEVERSLPVAEIEDMGKECAQEILKNGGKELMANIKSVLNN, encoded by the coding sequence ATGAGTAAAGTAATTAGAATTGGTACACGCGATAGCGAACTTGCGCTCTGGCAGGCCAAAACCGTACAAAAAGCTCTGGAAAGTACGGGGCATCAAACCGAACTGGTTCCGGTAAAATCTACCGGAGACCTCAATTTGGATCAGCCACTTTATGAAATGGGCATTACCGGGATATTTACGAAAACCCTCGATGTTGCCATGATAAATGGCGATGTTGATATTGCGGTACATTCCATGAAAGATGTTCCTACAGCACTTCCAAAAGGTATTGTGGAAGCTGCTATTATGAAAAGGGCCAACAGCAAAGATCTTCTTATTCATAAAGGAGTGGAATTTTTAGAAAATGAAGAGGGCACCATCGCAACCGGAAGTCTTCGGAGAAAAGCGCAATGGCTTCATAAATATCCCAATCATAAAGTAGTAGATCTTCGTGGGAATGTAAATACCCGCATGCAGAAACTAAATGATAATAACTGGAACGGAGCGATTTTCGCTGCTGCCGGACTGGAACGAATAGAAATAAAGCCTGAGAACTTTATAGATCTCAATTGGATGATTCCCGCTCCTGCACAGGGTGCGATGCTCATTGTTGCCATGGAAGAAGATGAGTATTGCAGAAGAGCGCTTTCGGTTTTAAACCACAAGGAATCTGAACTTTGCGTTCATGTAGAGCGTGAATTTTTGAAAACTCTGGAAGGTGGATGTACCGCTCCCATTGGAGCTTTGGCCAAAATTCTGAATAATCATGTTCATTTTCATGGTGCATTATTCAGTTTAGACGGAAAAAAGAAGATGGAAGTAGAAAGATCTCTGCCTGTTGCTGAAATTGAAGATATGGGGAAAGAATGTGCGCAGGAAATTTTAAAAAATGGCGGCAAAGAGTTAATGGCTAATATCAAATCGGTATTAAACAACTAA
- a CDS encoding VPS10 domain-containing protein: protein MNKQLLQVSICLCFLFNGIFIGSVSAQNYDEKLYDALEYRLVGPFRGGRSAAVTGVPDKPNLYYFGAAGGGVWKTENGGRSWENISDGFFGGSIGAIEVAKNDPNVIYVGGGEKTVRGNVSSGYGVWKTEDAGKTWKKAGLEKSRHVPRIVTHPKDYNIVYAAVLGNIYKPTEERGVYKSIDGGKNWKKMLFSNNQSGAVDLIMDPNNPRILYASTWNVQRTPYSLSSGGEGSALWKSTDSGETWKEISNNKGFAKDTLGIIGVSVSPANSERIWAIVENKEKGGIYRSDDGGETWDHINEDRSLRQRAWYYTRIYADPKDEDIMYVLNVSYHKSTDGGKTFESDRAPHGDHHDLWIAPNDPQRMIMGDDGGAQVTYDGGETWSTYHNQPTAQFYRVTTDNAFPYRIYAAQQDNSTMRIKHRTEGGSIGEGDWESTAGGESAHIAVDPENSDIVYGGSYDGFLTRYNHETGTVRSVSVWPDNPMGHGAEDLKYRFQWNFPIFFSPHDPNKLYTASNHLHVTTNEGESWKEISPDLTRNDKSKQKSSGGPITQDNTSVEYYSTIFAAAESPVTPGVLWTGSDDGLIHVSKDGGVNWENVTPKGMPEWMMINSVEPSSFDAGTAYIAGTRYKLGDFAPYLYKTTNYGKSWNKITNGISSEHFTRVLREDPEKKGLLYAGTETGMYISFDDGANWKAFQLNLPIVPITDLTIKNNNLIVATQGRSLWIIDDLSLIHQLSGADKNSNILFKPKDSYRMDGTSSTSLTAGTNHPSGVSTYFYVKDPKDKKIKISYLNPSNDTIQSFSTEDEKNKLEVKEGANMHTWDMRGKGAEKLDGMILWWASTDAPQAVPGDYKVVLEIADEVLKKEFKIIPDGNSEADIAGMQKQFDFISSVNKTVDKAHKSIEKMRKVDVQLKDFQKQYKEDDRVKPLLEKAEKLSEELSKIENALYQTKNKSNQDPLNFPIKLTNKLAHLNSLVGMDDFPPTTQDIQVKEQLTAKINSQLDKFDHLLKNEIKEFNKEFNALDLNYLFVEAEE from the coding sequence ATGAACAAACAACTACTTCAGGTAAGCATTTGTCTTTGCTTTCTATTCAACGGAATTTTTATTGGATCCGTTTCAGCTCAGAATTATGATGAGAAATTATATGACGCATTAGAATACAGATTAGTCGGGCCGTTTCGCGGAGGCAGAAGTGCCGCTGTTACCGGGGTTCCAGATAAACCAAATCTCTATTATTTTGGCGCAGCCGGGGGAGGTGTTTGGAAAACAGAAAATGGAGGCAGAAGTTGGGAAAATATTTCTGATGGCTTTTTTGGCGGCTCTATAGGTGCTATTGAAGTTGCAAAAAATGATCCTAATGTGATCTATGTTGGTGGTGGAGAAAAAACGGTGAGAGGAAATGTTTCATCGGGTTATGGAGTATGGAAAACAGAAGATGCAGGAAAAACCTGGAAGAAGGCAGGTCTTGAAAAAAGCAGGCATGTGCCCAGGATTGTAACCCATCCTAAAGATTATAATATCGTTTATGCTGCAGTTCTAGGCAATATTTATAAACCAACCGAAGAGCGCGGAGTTTATAAATCTATAGATGGCGGAAAGAACTGGAAAAAAATGCTCTTTTCGAACAATCAATCTGGAGCGGTAGATCTTATTATGGATCCCAATAATCCTAGAATATTATATGCTTCTACCTGGAACGTTCAAAGAACACCTTATAGTTTAAGCAGTGGTGGAGAAGGTTCAGCTTTATGGAAAAGTACAGATAGTGGGGAGACCTGGAAGGAGATTTCTAATAATAAAGGTTTTGCTAAAGACACTTTAGGAATTATTGGAGTGAGTGTTTCTCCTGCGAATAGTGAACGCATTTGGGCTATTGTTGAAAATAAAGAAAAAGGAGGAATTTATAGAAGTGATGATGGCGGTGAAACCTGGGATCATATTAATGAAGACCGGAGTCTGAGACAAAGAGCCTGGTATTATACAAGAATTTACGCTGATCCAAAGGATGAAGACATCATGTATGTGCTAAACGTTAGTTACCACAAAAGTACTGATGGCGGGAAAACTTTTGAATCTGACAGAGCTCCTCATGGAGATCATCATGATCTCTGGATAGCTCCTAACGATCCACAACGTATGATTATGGGAGACGATGGTGGTGCACAGGTTACTTATGACGGTGGAGAAACCTGGAGTACGTATCATAATCAGCCAACCGCTCAATTTTATCGGGTCACAACAGATAATGCATTTCCTTATAGAATTTATGCTGCACAGCAAGATAATTCTACAATGCGAATAAAACATAGAACAGAAGGTGGAAGTATTGGGGAAGGTGACTGGGAATCTACCGCTGGTGGAGAAAGTGCGCATATTGCCGTAGATCCAGAAAATAGTGACATTGTTTATGGAGGGAGCTATGATGGATTTTTAACGCGTTATAATCATGAAACCGGAACAGTAAGAAGTGTAAGTGTATGGCCAGATAACCCTATGGGACATGGAGCCGAAGATCTTAAATATAGATTCCAGTGGAACTTCCCGATATTTTTCTCTCCGCACGATCCCAATAAACTTTATACAGCCTCGAATCATCTTCACGTTACCACTAATGAAGGAGAGAGCTGGAAAGAGATAAGTCCCGACTTAACGAGAAATGATAAATCGAAACAAAAATCTTCTGGCGGGCCTATCACTCAGGATAACACTTCAGTGGAATATTATAGTACAATATTCGCTGCTGCTGAATCTCCTGTTACTCCGGGAGTATTATGGACAGGAAGTGATGATGGCTTAATTCATGTTTCAAAAGATGGAGGGGTAAATTGGGAAAATGTAACTCCTAAAGGTATGCCAGAATGGATGATGATCAATAGCGTGGAACCTTCTTCTTTTGATGCAGGTACGGCTTATATAGCTGGAACACGATACAAATTAGGGGATTTTGCTCCCTATTTATATAAAACTACAAATTATGGTAAGTCCTGGAATAAAATAACAAATGGGATCTCTTCTGAACATTTTACCCGTGTATTAAGGGAAGATCCGGAAAAGAAAGGACTGTTATATGCTGGAACTGAAACCGGAATGTATATTTCATTTGATGACGGAGCAAATTGGAAAGCTTTCCAGTTAAACCTGCCAATAGTGCCCATTACCGATCTTACTATTAAGAATAATAACCTGATCGTGGCAACGCAGGGAAGAAGTCTTTGGATCATTGATGATTTGTCACTAATTCATCAATTATCTGGAGCAGATAAGAACTCTAATATTCTTTTTAAACCAAAAGATAGTTATAGAATGGATGGGACTTCTTCCACTTCTTTAACGGCCGGAACCAATCATCCTTCTGGCGTTAGCACCTACTTTTATGTAAAAGATCCTAAGGATAAAAAAATAAAGATTAGCTATCTAAATCCTTCCAATGATACCATCCAAAGTTTTAGTACTGAAGATGAAAAAAACAAGCTAGAGGTGAAAGAGGGTGCTAATATGCATACCTGGGATATGCGTGGTAAAGGTGCTGAGAAACTCGACGGAATGATATTATGGTGGGCTAGTACAGACGCGCCACAAGCTGTTCCAGGAGATTATAAAGTAGTGCTGGAAATAGCTGATGAGGTTCTAAAGAAAGAATTCAAAATTATTCCTGATGGAAATTCTGAGGCAGACATTGCCGGAATGCAAAAACAATTTGACTTTATCAGTAGTGTAAATAAAACTGTAGATAAAGCTCATAAGTCCATTGAGAAAATGAGAAAAGTAGATGTGCAATTAAAGGATTTTCAGAAACAATATAAAGAGGATGACAGAGTGAAACCGTTACTTGAAAAAGCTGAAAAGTTAAGCGAAGAGCTTTCTAAAATTGAAAATGCACTTTATCAAACAAAGAATAAGAGCAATCAGGATCCGCTGAATTTTCCAATCAAATTAACTAATAAACTGGCACATTTAAATAGCCTTGTGGGAATGGACGATTTTCCTCCAACAACTCAGGATATTCAGGTGAAAGAGCAACTTACCGCAAAAATCAATTCGCAACTCGATAAGTTTGACCATTTATTGAAGAATGAAATCAAAGAATTCAATAAGGAGTTCAATGCACTCGATCTAAACTATCTATTTGTAGAGGCTGAAGAATAA
- the hemA gene encoding glutamyl-tRNA reductase → MEDYHISRGKHFYTIGLSYKKADAEIRGHFSLTEESKQRLLEQAKEEGIDGILVTSTCNRTEIYGFAQHPFQLIKLLCEHTHGTVEEFEKVAYVYKNKQAITHIFKVGTGLDSQILGDFEIISQLKIAFVRSKKLGLVNAFLERLVNAVIQASKRIKNETEISTGATSVSFASVQYILKHIDKVSEKNILLFGTGKIGRNTCENLVKHTRNNHITLINRTKDKAERIAGKFNLIVKDYADLQAEIRNSDILIVATGAQNPTISKELIYPKKELLILDLSIPKNVSDDVHELENVKLIHLDHLSQMTDETLEKRKQFIPQAKEIITEVESEFNRWLETRKFAPTIKALKKKLKTMKDDELDFQRKKISDFNDEQAEIVSNRIIQKIMKHFANHLKGDAETTDESLELIQKVFQLEEVNK, encoded by the coding sequence ATGGAAGATTATCACATTTCTAGAGGAAAGCACTTTTACACCATAGGTTTAAGTTACAAAAAGGCCGATGCCGAGATTAGAGGACATTTTAGTCTTACTGAAGAATCTAAGCAGCGATTGCTTGAACAGGCAAAAGAAGAAGGCATTGATGGTATTTTAGTAACATCTACTTGCAACCGAACCGAAATTTACGGCTTCGCACAACATCCATTTCAGCTTATCAAATTACTTTGTGAACATACTCACGGCACCGTGGAAGAGTTTGAAAAAGTAGCATACGTTTATAAAAACAAACAGGCAATAACTCATATTTTTAAGGTAGGAACCGGGCTGGATAGTCAGATTCTGGGAGATTTTGAAATTATCAGTCAGTTAAAAATCGCCTTTGTAAGATCTAAAAAACTCGGGCTGGTAAATGCATTTTTAGAACGCCTTGTAAATGCGGTTATTCAGGCCAGCAAGCGAATTAAGAATGAGACAGAGATTTCTACCGGGGCAACTTCGGTATCTTTCGCTTCAGTACAGTATATTTTAAAACATATTGATAAAGTTTCTGAAAAGAATATTTTGCTTTTCGGAACCGGGAAAATTGGTAGAAATACTTGTGAAAACCTAGTGAAACATACCAGAAATAATCATATTACTTTAATAAACCGTACCAAGGATAAAGCCGAAAGGATTGCCGGAAAATTCAATTTAATCGTTAAAGATTATGCCGATCTTCAGGCGGAAATTAGAAATAGCGATATTTTAATCGTCGCTACCGGGGCTCAAAATCCTACGATTTCCAAAGAGCTTATCTATCCAAAAAAGGAGCTTCTTATCCTCGATCTTTCTATTCCGAAGAATGTTTCAGATGATGTTCACGAGTTGGAAAATGTGAAATTGATCCATCTCGATCATCTTTCTCAAATGACCGATGAAACTTTGGAAAAACGCAAACAATTTATTCCGCAGGCCAAAGAAATAATCACTGAAGTTGAAAGTGAATTTAACCGGTGGCTGGAAACCAGAAAATTCGCTCCTACCATTAAAGCTTTGAAAAAGAAGCTAAAAACGATGAAAGATGATGAGCTTGATTTTCAGCGGAAAAAAATATCTGACTTTAACGATGAACAGGCTGAAATTGTAAGCAACAGGATCATTCAAAAGATCATGAAACATTTCGCCAATCATCTAAAAGGAGATGCTGAAACTACTGATGAGAGTCTGGAACTTATTCAGAAAGTCTTTCAACTTGAAGAGGTTAACAAATGA
- a CDS encoding uroporphyrinogen-III synthase, translating into MPSVLSTKKLALNQKELLLNSGIGFVEYDAISIKSIDFDLKKEVFENTIFTSKNAVRAIQGKDIKIKNCFCVGEKTATFLNEKGFSVLETADNGTDLAQKIIQKHREKQFHFFCGNKRREELPQLLKKSNIQLSETVVYKTALNPKKFESHFDGILFFSPSAVQSFTKKNKINSIAFCIGETTANEVKKHSENVVIASKPSIENVIVKVVSNLKNI; encoded by the coding sequence ATGCCCAGCGTTCTTTCTACGAAAAAATTAGCACTTAATCAGAAGGAATTACTACTGAATAGCGGAATAGGATTCGTAGAATATGACGCAATTTCCATTAAGTCCATTGATTTCGATCTTAAAAAAGAAGTCTTTGAAAATACCATTTTCACCAGTAAGAATGCAGTAAGGGCTATTCAGGGAAAAGATATAAAAATTAAAAACTGTTTTTGTGTTGGAGAGAAAACCGCAACATTTCTGAACGAAAAGGGATTTTCGGTTTTAGAAACCGCTGACAATGGAACAGACTTAGCTCAAAAAATTATTCAGAAGCATCGCGAAAAACAGTTTCATTTTTTCTGCGGAAATAAGCGAAGAGAGGAATTGCCTCAATTATTAAAGAAAAGCAACATTCAGCTTTCGGAAACTGTTGTTTATAAAACAGCTTTAAATCCAAAGAAATTTGAATCTCATTTTGATGGAATTCTTTTTTTTAGTCCGAGTGCTGTTCAGAGTTTTACAAAAAAAAATAAAATAAATTCCATTGCTTTTTGCATTGGAGAAACCACGGCTAATGAAGTTAAAAAGCATTCAGAAAATGTAGTCATAGCTTCTAAACCTAGTATTGAAAATGTGATTGTAAAGGTGGTTTCAAATTTAAAGAACATATAA
- a CDS encoding ThuA domain-containing protein produces MKFLFSVIICFTILNISALSAQEKQVLIFSKTEGFRHNSIEDGIQAIQRIGNEINFKSITSQDSRFFTENNMQEIDLVIFLNTTGDILNMEEQTAFQNYMDNGGNFFGIHAAADTEYNWRWYGDLVGAYFKSHPKVQEAIVNIKMPQHSTLDHLQDDKWKRTDEWYNYKNIATGLNVLMTLDESSYEGGENGDFHPIAWFQNYRGGGKSIYTGGGHTSESYSEPDFLEHLSRCIEFALDN; encoded by the coding sequence ATGAAATTTTTATTTTCTGTGATCATTTGTTTTACTATTCTGAATATTTCTGCTTTATCAGCTCAGGAAAAGCAGGTTTTGATCTTTTCTAAAACCGAGGGTTTCAGGCATAATTCTATTGAAGATGGGATTCAGGCAATTCAAAGAATCGGGAACGAAATTAATTTCAAAAGTATCACAAGTCAGGATAGCAGGTTTTTTACTGAAAATAATATGCAGGAGATAGACCTGGTCATTTTTTTAAATACCACCGGGGATATTTTGAATATGGAAGAACAAACGGCTTTTCAAAATTATATGGATAATGGCGGGAATTTCTTCGGAATTCATGCTGCCGCAGATACCGAATATAACTGGAGATGGTATGGAGATCTGGTTGGAGCATATTTTAAAAGTCATCCAAAGGTTCAGGAAGCAATTGTAAATATAAAAATGCCGCAGCATAGCACCTTAGATCACTTGCAGGATGATAAATGGAAAAGAACAGATGAGTGGTATAATTATAAAAATATTGCTACAGGTTTAAATGTACTAATGACGTTGGATGAAAGTAGTTATGAAGGAGGCGAAAATGGAGATTTTCATCCTATTGCCTGGTTTCAGAATTATCGCGGAGGAGGGAAATCTATTTACACTGGCGGAGGTCATACCTCAGAATCTTATTCTGAACCTGATTTTCTGGAGCATTTAAGCAGATGTATTGAATTCGCATTAGATAATTGA
- a CDS encoding AraC family transcriptional regulator: MESHLKNNAVSISEEIKIEDGLFILKFQNDTADTKLMSRDIDNSFIQFHFNVKGNSKFLFNNGSYELPLKEENSLLLYNPQRDLPLNVSLEAETWLISLVISIKKFHALFSQEADYITFLSTDNKDKKYYKDAPVSPSMAVVLNQLMNFNLTPSIKNLYFKAKAFELMSLYFNKSENPDLEQCPFLSDEENIKKIRRAKDIVISRMAEPPSLQELSEEIGLSLKKLKEGFKQIYGDSVYSFLFDYKMEYARKLLESGDYNVNEVGLKVGYSTASHFIAGFKKKFGTTPKKYTLSIN, translated from the coding sequence ATGGAAAGTCATTTAAAAAATAACGCTGTAAGTATTTCTGAAGAGATAAAGATTGAAGATGGTTTATTTATTCTGAAATTTCAGAACGATACTGCAGATACAAAATTGATGTCCAGGGATATAGACAATAGTTTTATCCAGTTTCATTTTAATGTGAAGGGAAACAGCAAGTTTCTTTTTAATAATGGTAGTTATGAACTGCCGCTAAAGGAAGAAAATTCCCTGTTGTTGTATAATCCTCAGCGGGACCTGCCGTTGAATGTTTCTTTGGAAGCCGAAACCTGGTTGATCTCACTGGTAATTTCCATCAAAAAATTCCACGCTCTATTTTCCCAGGAAGCCGATTATATTACTTTTTTGAGTACCGACAATAAAGATAAAAAATACTATAAAGATGCACCGGTTTCTCCTTCTATGGCCGTTGTCCTCAATCAATTGATGAATTTTAATCTAACTCCCAGTATTAAAAATCTTTACTTTAAAGCGAAAGCTTTTGAGCTGATGAGCCTGTATTTTAATAAATCTGAAAATCCAGATTTGGAACAATGTCCTTTTTTAAGTGATGAGGAAAACATCAAAAAAATAAGAAGGGCTAAAGACATTGTAATTTCCCGTATGGCTGAGCCGCCTTCTTTGCAGGAGCTTTCAGAAGAAATAGGCTTGAGTCTTAAAAAATTAAAGGAAGGTTTTAAGCAGATTTATGGAGATTCGGTTTACAGCTTTTTGTTCGATTACAAAATGGAATATGCTCGTAAGCTCCTAGAGTCTGGAGATTACAATGTAAATGAGGTGGGATTAAAAGTAGGTTATAGTACGGCAAGTCATTTTATAGCTGGTTTCAAAAAGAAATTCGGTACTACGCCCAAGAAATATACATTGTCTATTAACTAA